The Streptomyces aurantiacus genome includes a region encoding these proteins:
- a CDS encoding VWA domain-containing protein gives MITRKRLAAGTCALLAALTAGIALPAGAVADEPTGAAPKVNLVLDVSGSMRARDIDGQTRMAAAKQAFNEVLDATPEEVRLGIRTLGANYRGDDRKTGCKDTEQLYPVGPLDRTEAKTAVATLSPTGWTPIGPALLKAADDLEGGEGSRRIVLISDGEDTCAPLDPCEVAREIAAKGIGLTIDTLGLVPNTKMRQQLSCIAEATGGTYTSVEHTDELTDKVNQLVDRAADPVVTPVAVEGADACAKAPAVKSGLYTDREEFGQHRWYRVDVPAGSELRASVSVAADRRVDRDYGVTLRAVTSHGREIVRGESTGDGRTDVMSAGLRHPSAESDDDSGDEAATETVCLQVANSFSAAPGVKTTPGLPLELTVDVVDGPGTSSDVASFGLGRGWWLLGALVLTGFLAGVLWGWVSRWRITVWRTN, from the coding sequence ATGATCACAAGAAAACGGCTGGCGGCGGGTACCTGCGCCCTGCTCGCCGCCCTGACGGCCGGGATCGCCCTGCCGGCCGGAGCCGTCGCCGACGAACCCACGGGTGCCGCGCCCAAGGTGAACCTCGTCCTCGACGTCAGCGGTTCGATGCGGGCGCGGGACATCGACGGCCAGACCCGGATGGCGGCGGCGAAGCAGGCCTTCAACGAGGTCCTCGACGCGACTCCCGAGGAGGTCCGGCTGGGCATACGGACACTCGGCGCCAACTACCGCGGCGACGACCGCAAAACGGGCTGCAAGGACACCGAACAGCTCTACCCCGTCGGGCCGTTGGACCGCACCGAGGCGAAGACGGCGGTCGCGACCCTGTCGCCCACCGGCTGGACCCCGATCGGCCCCGCGCTCCTCAAGGCGGCCGACGACCTGGAGGGCGGTGAGGGCTCCCGCCGTATCGTCCTCATCAGCGACGGCGAGGACACCTGCGCCCCGCTGGACCCGTGCGAGGTGGCGCGGGAGATCGCCGCCAAGGGGATCGGCCTCACCATCGACACCCTCGGACTGGTGCCGAACACCAAGATGCGGCAGCAGCTCAGCTGCATCGCGGAGGCCACCGGCGGAACGTACACGTCGGTCGAGCACACCGACGAACTCACCGACAAGGTCAACCAGTTGGTCGACCGGGCCGCCGATCCGGTGGTGACGCCGGTCGCGGTGGAAGGGGCCGACGCCTGCGCGAAGGCTCCCGCGGTCAAGTCCGGGCTCTACACCGACCGTGAGGAGTTCGGGCAGCACCGCTGGTACCGCGTGGACGTCCCGGCCGGCTCCGAACTGCGCGCCTCGGTGAGCGTCGCGGCCGACCGCCGGGTCGACCGGGACTACGGCGTGACGCTGCGGGCGGTCACCTCGCACGGGCGTGAGATCGTACGCGGCGAGTCGACCGGCGACGGACGGACCGACGTCATGTCGGCCGGACTGCGCCACCCCAGTGCGGAGAGCGACGACGACTCCGGTGACGAGGCCGCCACGGAGACCGTGTGTCTCCAGGTCGCCAACTCCTTCTCAGCGGCCCCCGGAGTGAAGACCACACCCGGCCTGCCGCTCGAACTGACCGTGGATGTCGTGGACGGGCCCGGCACATCGAGCGACGTGGCCTCCTTCGGCCTCGGGCGCGGCTGGTGGCTGCTGGGCGCCCTGGTGCTCACCGGCTTCCTCGCGGGTGTGCTGTGGGGCTGGGTCTCGCGCTGGCGGATCACGGTCTGGAGGACCAACTGA